The Enterococcus sp. 7F3_DIV0205 genome has a window encoding:
- a CDS encoding TraX family protein, which yields MDNVRIGKFKGFTTFDLKIIGIVLMFIDHIHQMFVPMGAPSWLDWFGRPVATLFFFVSVIGFSHTRSKEKYMLRLYLGMVLMAMGSFFLQKIVGYEEVQLMNNIFRDLLVGTLMMYGIDKLSEGFANKKFGKILFGIVMILFPIISSGILLSLMSNPSTIMAAVWGANFIPALLFAENSVMVLLIPLMYLAKNQRWLQCVLIALVAVLFFFQGSTQWMMIFAVIPIMLFNGEKGRGMKNFFYVFYPLHIWILYLISAYMYTH from the coding sequence ATGGATAATGTAAGAATAGGTAAGTTTAAAGGGTTTACGACATTCGACTTAAAAATAATCGGGATCGTTTTGATGTTCATCGATCATATTCATCAAATGTTTGTTCCAATGGGAGCACCGAGTTGGTTGGATTGGTTCGGTAGACCTGTTGCAACGCTGTTCTTTTTTGTCAGCGTGATTGGTTTTAGTCATACGAGAAGCAAAGAAAAGTATATGTTGCGTTTGTACCTAGGGATGGTACTGATGGCTATGGGTAGTTTCTTTTTACAAAAAATTGTAGGTTATGAAGAAGTTCAGTTGATGAACAATATTTTTCGTGATCTTTTAGTGGGAACATTGATGATGTATGGTATCGATAAACTTTCAGAAGGGTTCGCAAATAAAAAATTTGGAAAGATACTATTTGGGATCGTCATGATATTATTTCCAATCATTTCGTCAGGCATTTTACTTTCACTTATGTCAAATCCAAGTACGATCATGGCGGCAGTTTGGGGAGCGAATTTTATTCCAGCATTATTGTTCGCTGAAAATAGTGTAATGGTCTTGTTGATTCCATTGATGTATCTAGCTAAAAACCAACGTTGGCTGCAATGTGTGCTGATTGCCTTGGTTGCGGTGCTGTTCTTTTTCCAAGGTTCAACACAATGGATGATGATTTTTGCTGTGATTCCGATTATGTTGTTCAATGGAGAAAAAGGACGAGGAATGAAAAATTTCTTTTATGTCTTTTATCCGCTGCATATTTGGATTTTGTATTTAATTTCTGCTTATATGTATACGCATTGA
- a CDS encoding NAD(P)-dependent oxidoreductase: MKVAILGANGKAGSAILKEAKKRGLEVTAIVRDAAKITDGTPVIEKDVYGLTTDDVKGFDVLVSALGFWGDVNEFTGSTQHLIDILTGQKTRLLVVGGAGSLFVNPEHTVRLSETPDFPEAFKPLATAMGKGLDLLKGSKDINWTYISPAAEFDAEGAATGKYVAAGEELETDKEGKSYISYADYAVAMVDEIEKNVHPNQRFSVHQ; the protein is encoded by the coding sequence ATGAAAGTAGCAATTTTAGGAGCAAACGGTAAAGCAGGTTCAGCAATTTTGAAAGAAGCTAAAAAAAGAGGTTTAGAGGTTACAGCGATCGTTCGTGATGCAGCGAAAATCACCGATGGTACACCAGTCATTGAAAAAGATGTTTACGGTTTGACTACAGATGATGTAAAAGGGTTCGATGTTTTAGTCAGTGCATTAGGTTTTTGGGGAGATGTGAATGAATTTACTGGATCGACCCAGCATTTGATCGACATTTTAACAGGTCAAAAAACTCGTTTGTTAGTTGTTGGAGGGGCAGGAAGCTTATTCGTAAACCCTGAACATACTGTTCGTTTGAGTGAAACACCTGATTTTCCAGAAGCATTTAAGCCACTAGCTACTGCAATGGGCAAAGGGCTAGACTTATTAAAAGGTTCTAAAGATATCAACTGGACATATATTAGCCCAGCGGCAGAATTCGATGCTGAAGGTGCAGCGACAGGTAAATATGTTGCTGCTGGAGAAGAGTTAGAAACAGATAAAGAAGGCAAAAGCTATATTTCGTATGCAGATTACGCAGTTGCAATGGTGGATGAAATTGAAAAAAATGTACATCCTAACCAACGTTTCAGTGTTCATCAATAA
- a CDS encoding Rrf2 family transcriptional regulator — translation MAMSTKLSVAIHILSLIEIGPPDRVNSELIASSVNTNPVVVRRLMSKLKKAGLIHTSRGATQTYLLKKPEDISLYDIYEAVELDHEVFNIHQNPNPNCLVGANIQTALEEQYTKVQHSMESELKEIALSDVIHQIKQQET, via the coding sequence ATGGCCATGTCGACAAAATTAAGCGTGGCGATCCATATTCTCAGTTTGATCGAAATCGGTCCGCCCGATCGCGTTAATTCTGAATTGATCGCATCAAGTGTAAATACGAATCCAGTCGTTGTCAGACGATTGATGAGCAAGCTAAAAAAAGCTGGACTCATTCATACAAGCAGAGGGGCAACCCAAACATACTTGTTGAAAAAGCCAGAAGATATCTCCCTCTATGATATTTATGAAGCAGTTGAATTAGATCATGAAGTATTCAATATTCACCAAAATCCTAATCCAAACTGTTTAGTAGGAGCAAATATCCAAACGGCTTTAGAAGAACAATATACAAAAGTACAGCATAGTATGGAATCAGAATTAAAAGAGATTGCTTTGTCTGATGTAATCCATCAAATCAAGCAACAAGAGACCTAG
- a CDS encoding polysaccharide lyase 8 family protein, with translation MSDEGFAVGATEVTSTTASIYESDFTKQLGEWQDIVGKSDKTTGDNGLTIANTKQGTNLEAVSLNKSDGVKSSGDLEYTFLYEGQTNFGVVFRGDLNDSKKWQSFAYTRDGQWQLGQPGGKWITTITGAKLISGQQYKLLIRYEGKSIKAFLNDRLLYENNEVIYPNTSASIDGDWEGYVGIRLFGNLSKLNVLSMRSGAVGSIPVENAASDYAKLKEKWKNQLVSEQYDETNTTVVNYVQKLSDEANELYQTLNKEPNRTYLWPVEQGNTASADLTTQFTKLQKLALAYGTNGSKFYHDPQIATEIEAGLDFMVTKKGYDGKKYHGNWWDWQIGVPQKFVGILMILGDEIPQAKQQQYTAAMSGYVPDPFKQLYTKAQGTFVDLAFIPNFVTSGANRTDLAQTVLALGILQENEGKISQASSSIVDVFKLVTKGDGFYQDGSFIQHNNIPYTGSYGNVLMKGVGQILAITKDSKFEMAPDIVQSFVENVDRAFIPLIYQGEMLPLVNGRSISRAPAKTKVGYGSTTLYNLLIVSKFAPEEYQTKFKEAAKHWMKANPTYYLTNARDYNDLQMTMSLLNDSSIIGDALPFIGTKMYASMDRFVQRTPNYMLGLSMYSSRTSSFEAGNKENKRGWHTADGMMYLYNDDEVQFNSAYWPTIDPYRLPGTTVDTVPLKDEVSAFTTVTSKEKWVGGVQLEDQAVVGMALNKTGTKNNGAVLPMDLQGKKSWFMVDGQIVALGAGIKGNTTASIETIIDNRLLNENYTYQVLSNNGVIQQEKERSSKEWLLLQSDHQNANIGYYFPEKATVDVISEVRTGSYAQINEAFPSNDVYTGNYRKFVIDHGKNPANEQYAYVTLPGIDEAALKAYAAEKPVTILANTADIQAVELKKENYLGVNIWKETGGSIAGITSNKAVSLLRTNNEGKKTYVVSDPTQSNAVMTIKLPKDFTKVLTLSEGITYDEATGTFTLRFEGAGGSSKQIVVE, from the coding sequence CGACTGCTAGTATTTACGAATCAGACTTTACTAAACAACTAGGGGAGTGGCAGGACATTGTCGGGAAATCAGATAAAACGACTGGCGATAACGGCCTGACGATCGCGAATACAAAGCAAGGGACAAACTTGGAAGCTGTTTCACTGAACAAAAGTGATGGTGTAAAAAGCTCGGGAGATCTTGAATATACTTTTTTATATGAAGGGCAAACTAACTTTGGCGTAGTGTTTCGTGGAGATTTAAATGACTCAAAAAAATGGCAATCGTTCGCTTATACTCGTGATGGTCAATGGCAATTGGGGCAGCCAGGGGGAAAATGGATCACAACGATTACTGGTGCAAAACTCATCTCCGGACAGCAGTATAAACTCTTGATTCGCTATGAAGGAAAAAGCATCAAAGCATTTTTAAACGATCGATTACTTTATGAAAATAACGAAGTCATTTACCCAAATACTTCGGCTTCTATTGATGGTGATTGGGAAGGATATGTAGGGATTCGTCTTTTTGGTAATCTGTCAAAACTAAATGTTCTTTCGATGCGTAGTGGAGCAGTTGGGAGTATTCCTGTAGAAAATGCTGCGAGCGATTATGCAAAATTGAAGGAAAAATGGAAAAATCAATTAGTATCTGAGCAATATGATGAAACGAATACAACGGTTGTTAATTATGTTCAAAAACTTTCAGATGAAGCAAACGAACTATATCAAACATTGAATAAAGAACCGAATCGAACGTATTTATGGCCAGTTGAACAAGGCAATACGGCATCGGCAGATTTAACGACACAATTTACAAAATTGCAGAAATTAGCATTAGCGTATGGAACGAACGGTAGTAAGTTTTATCATGATCCGCAAATTGCGACTGAAATCGAAGCGGGACTTGATTTTATGGTCACGAAAAAAGGATATGATGGAAAAAAATATCATGGCAATTGGTGGGATTGGCAGATTGGTGTACCGCAAAAATTTGTAGGAATTCTAATGATTCTAGGAGATGAAATTCCACAAGCGAAACAGCAACAATATACTGCTGCGATGAGTGGATATGTGCCAGATCCATTCAAACAATTGTACACTAAAGCGCAAGGAACCTTTGTCGATTTAGCGTTTATTCCAAATTTTGTAACATCAGGAGCGAATCGGACTGATCTTGCTCAAACGGTGTTGGCATTAGGTATTTTACAAGAAAATGAAGGGAAAATAAGCCAAGCTTCTAGTAGCATCGTGGATGTATTTAAACTCGTTACAAAAGGTGATGGGTTTTATCAAGACGGTTCATTTATTCAGCATAACAATATTCCGTACACAGGTTCATATGGTAATGTCCTAATGAAAGGAGTCGGTCAAATTTTAGCGATCACGAAAGATTCTAAGTTTGAAATGGCACCAGATATTGTGCAATCTTTTGTAGAAAATGTTGATCGGGCGTTTATTCCATTGATTTACCAAGGTGAAATGCTGCCTCTAGTCAATGGCCGCTCAATCTCTAGAGCCCCTGCTAAAACCAAAGTGGGCTATGGGTCTACTACACTTTACAATTTACTGATTGTTTCTAAATTTGCCCCAGAGGAGTATCAAACGAAGTTTAAAGAAGCAGCTAAACATTGGATGAAAGCAAATCCAACGTACTATTTGACCAATGCAAGAGATTACAACGATTTACAAATGACGATGTCGTTATTAAACGATTCTTCGATCATCGGTGACGCACTGCCATTTATCGGGACTAAAATGTACGCATCAATGGATCGATTTGTCCAAAGAACACCGAATTACATGTTAGGATTAAGCATGTATTCAAGTCGCACCTCTTCATTTGAAGCGGGAAATAAGGAAAACAAACGAGGTTGGCATACTGCTGATGGCATGATGTATTTATATAATGACGATGAAGTTCAATTTAATTCAGCGTATTGGCCAACGATCGATCCATACAGATTGCCAGGGACAACGGTAGATACAGTCCCTCTAAAAGATGAAGTATCAGCCTTTACAACGGTTACATCAAAAGAAAAATGGGTCGGCGGTGTTCAGTTAGAAGATCAAGCAGTTGTAGGGATGGCGCTAAATAAGACAGGTACGAAAAATAATGGCGCAGTGCTTCCAATGGATCTTCAAGGGAAGAAATCATGGTTTATGGTAGATGGACAAATCGTTGCACTAGGAGCAGGTATTAAAGGAAATACTACCGCGTCGATTGAAACAATCATAGACAACCGTTTATTAAATGAGAATTATACGTATCAAGTATTATCAAATAATGGTGTGATTCAACAAGAGAAAGAACGCAGTAGTAAAGAGTGGCTGCTTTTACAATCAGATCATCAAAACGCAAACATTGGGTATTATTTCCCGGAAAAAGCGACGGTCGATGTCATCAGTGAAGTCCGTACAGGCTCGTACGCGCAAATCAATGAGGCTTTCCCTAGTAACGATGTTTATACAGGGAATTATCGGAAATTTGTGATCGATCACGGGAAAAATCCAGCAAATGAGCAGTATGCGTATGTGACCTTGCCAGGTATCGATGAAGCAGCTTTAAAAGCATATGCGGCGGAAAAACCAGTAACGATTTTAGCAAATACGGCAGATATCCAAGCGGTCGAATTAAAAAAAGAGAATTATCTTGGGGTAAACATCTGGAAAGAAACTGGTGGCAGTATTGCTGGGATAACATCGAATAAAGCTGTGTCTTTATTGCGAACAAATAATGAAGGCAAGAAAACGTATGTAGTATCAGATCCAACACAGTCAAATGCGGTTATGACAATCAAATTGCCAAAAGATTTTACTAAGGTCTTAACATTGAGTGAAGGCATTACGTATGATGAAGCGACGGGTACATTTACACTCCGTTTTGAAGGAGCTGGCGGAAGTAGTAAACAAATCGTTGTAGAATAA